The following nucleotide sequence is from Bos taurus isolate L1 Dominette 01449 registration number 42190680 breed Hereford chromosome 3, ARS-UCD2.0, whole genome shotgun sequence.
tcttccccACATGCCCCTGGGATATACACAATCTAATTTATGCTCCAGTTTTATGACTTGAACTGTTGTACAATATAGTATGTATCTGTAATTCTGGTATTATCGGTGTCAGTGTCATTTGTTGAGAAAAGTCCAGAGGACAGAGAGCCCCTGAGATTAAATGTGGGGTACTTAAGAAGTGTCAGGCTTGAGGAGCCTTGCCAAGGAACTTCTGGGCATCCATGATCTCTTTGACTTCTTCACCACTATTGACTCTGCTGGATACCCcccaacctttaaaaaaaattttttttttaactctcattGCAAAAGTGATACCAATGGATTTTTAGACtgtgaatttaaaaaatcatgaaaaagaaattgCCTCTAATCCCAGGAATAATTGCTATCAATATCTGATGCTTTTTTTCTGTGCATAAGTATGTGtaggtgtgcatgtatgtatgtacataggATTCTGTTGTACATACTCTTTGCAACTTGCTTTTTTGCTTAATgtgttattattcatttttaaaataataatattgagatataattcacattctgtaaaattcactcttttaaaatgtgtgattCGTTGGTTTTTAGGATGTTCACAGGATTGTACACACAGCACTatttaatttcagaacattttcatcatctgcAAAAAAAACCCTGAACCATTAGCAgtctctccccatttccccctgcCTCCAGCTCCTGGCAGCCGCTCATCTGCTTTCTGCCCTATGGatctgcctattctggacattttgtataaatcatataaatggaatcatataatgtatggtctttgtgtctggcttctttcacttaacacgttttcaaggttcacccatgttgtagcagtgcttcattcctttttatcaccaagtagtattccattgaaaGGATATACCACCTTTTATTCACCTGTTACAGGTCATAGGTATGTGGATTGTATCTACTTTTTGGCTGTCATGaatattgctgcaatgaacattcatgtacacgtttttgtatggacatatgttttcgGTTCTCTTGGGTCTTATACCTAGGAGTAGAGGTACTGGTTCATGTGGAAACTTCTTGCCTAATGTTTTTGAGGAGCTGCCAAACAGCTTTCTAAAGTGGATGTACCTTTTTGCACGCTCACCAGCAGTATATGAGGGTTCTGAATTCTCCTTATCCTCAACACTTGGTGTTATCTgactttttgattatggccatcCTATGGATCCAATAtactgtctcattgtggttttaattttcatttccctgatgactgtgatgttggacatcttttcatgttcttacTGGCCATTTAtgcatcttctttggagaaatgtctcttcaaatcttttgcctattttaaagttgagttatttgtcttttcattgttgAATTCTTATATATCCTGGATAACaaacccttatcagatatatgatttgcaaatattttctcccattctgtcaGTTTCCTCAGCTTTTTGATGGTATCCATTGATGTACAAAAATTTTCAATGCTGGTGAAGTCctggtttgtctgtttttttcttgtattccttttccttttagttATGTCTAAGAAACCATTCCTTAAtctaaggtcacaaagatttacttTTACATTTTCTGCTAAGAGtcttatagttttagctcttatatttatgTCTATGATCTGCTTAAGATATTCCTGAATATTTCTGTCATAGATTAAGCATTTTTCTTTCATAGAAGTGGAATCACTAAGTCAAAGATTGCATGTTTTTGAGGCTTTTGCTACACATACCAGAATTGTTGTGATTCTTTTCTTCCTATCGTTTCCCTCCCCCTTCCTACTTGTCTCCCACTGCCCTGGTTCAGGCCTTTACTATCTATTGTTTCGCATGTTACAGTCATCTCTGACTTATTCCTAATGGCACCTTTCAGCACAGTGGATAAGCACAGtgggatggtgatggtggtgctgtGATGGTATAGACGAGGGGCATCTAGCCCTGTCTAGTGATTTAGGGAAGTGGTGAGAAGGGGTTGGAGAGGGCATCAAGGGGAACTTCTTGGATGTCAGCAGTGAGCTGACTCAGCAGGGGGCATGGGCATTAGCAAAGCATGAACATGGATTATCAGCATCTGGGCTGGGGAGTGAGGACCGTGTGTGCAGTCCTGGAGGCAGGGGGCAATGTGGTGTGGTGGTTCAGAGGGGCATgctggctctgccacttcctggctCTCTGTTTTTGGGGAGAGAGACTTCTTGTCTCTGtgttttagttttctcatctgtaaaatggggatagcaATAATAGTTAACTCCTAGGATGGTGGGGGGACCAAATGAGGCAGCATGTGTTGAGGTTCTGACTTTGGTGGCCAGTCTGTGAGGAGGAGCAGGTGGAAGAGGTCAGTGCTGGATCTGTTGATGTACAGAGAAAACCAAAGGTGCAGGTTTGGAGCTAAGTGGAAAGAGATTTGGTTAAGActgggggcttttttttttttacccagggGCCAGCCGGGATAATGGTGATGACCACCTGGGTTTGGAATCTAGCTCCACTGCTTATTAGTTGTGTGACTTTGACCaattatttattatctttgtGGCTTAGtttttcatcagtaaaatgagacAAGAACAGTACCTTGttcataggattgttgtgaagattaaatgaattgatatataaagtacttagggacttccttggtggtccagtggttaagactctgtgctcccaatgcagggcgccagggtttgaaccctggtcagggaactagatcccacatactgcaactaagacccagtacagccaaataaataaatatatatatatattttttaagtgcttAGAATAGTGTCTGACACAATTCTctttttgctgttattgtttttcttggtgatggGAAAGAGGGGAAGATAGGGGTGGAAGGAGATGCGAAATTCAGAGAAGTTTATGATGGTTTAGGACTGAGGTGGGTTTGATTGCCTTTGCAGGGCTATGGTCGTCTTGGTGTAGAAATGGGAGATGGGGGCCAGTGCCTGAGTCTTCAGTGCCTGAGGGGCAGTGGTCAGAGGCTGGGAGATGTCAGCagtgggaaggggagagggtggTGACCAATGGGAGGAACATAAAAGGAGCAGGGGCTCTTACAGAGGGTGGAGGAATCACAGGATCCGGATGTGGCAATAAATAACAATAGCCATAGCAATTACTTTTATTACTCTGGAAAGGGCAATGGGTAACAAGAGAAATGCCAGCTCTTTCTCCTTGGATCCATCCTTCACTTTGCAAgcatgtgttcattcattcagcacgTTTCTGCTGAGTGCCTGGACGGGCCAGCTACAGTCCTGGACACGAGGAATGTGGCACTAAGTGTGACAAACCTGGTTCCTGCCTTCAGGGACCCTTCTGGCTGAGGGGTGACAGATGTTATTCAAATAATTGTGCAAGCCATTAATCAGTATAGATTGGATCTTGCCACTCCCCCAGTTCCAGAATCTATTCGCTCTCCACTGCTCCGGATAAAATCCTGACTCGTAAGCATGGCCTGGGGGCCTTTCAGGATCAGGCCCCCCATTCCCACTCTTAGCAGCTCTCCTGCACACTGTTGTTCCCTCATCCAGGCTTCTAGCCTCCCAGGACTGCTTGCTGTGCTCCAGAGTGACTGTAACATCTCCATCACCTTCTGCCCCTGCTCATGCCCTCTTTCTACCTGGCATGCTCCTATGGTCCTTCAAGACCAGCACAGCAAACATGTCACTATCACTCTCTCAGCCGTGGTCTCAGAGCACCTTGGACTTTTCTGGATGATAGCACTTCATGTCTAGAATCTGAATGGGTAGCGTGGCTCCAGTGGGAGGGGGTCATGACAAAGCTCCAAGTTAGGAAGGGCATGGAGAAGGGGATCCTGGGAGGAGACTGTGTTGGGGGAACGGGAGATGCCCCTGGGTAGGAGGGGCACCTCCTGGTTCAGGAGAGGCGGCCTTGAGGGCCTGGCTGGAGTTGGGGCACGAATTCCCTCCTTTTAGGAACCTTACGAAAAGCTTGGGCTCCGGTAAGAGGCAGAGTGTCCAGGGTGTCCGTATTCTGAGTTTCTTTGTGAGAGGCGTGTCTGGTGAAGTCATTCCTACCTGCGTTGGTGAATCCAAGGGTGCCAGGAAAATCTGAGGTGGAACAAAGGGGAGTTGTAGAGCCCAGCCATGGTGGGAGGGGCAGGTCAGAGAGCCAGTGGAAGTGTCTGAACTTTCCCTGTCTGGGAATGCGCCACCCCTGCTGGTCAGGGCAGTCACCAGGGGATGTGACCTCCTTCAGCCTTCTCTCTATTTGAGATGAACCCCCTAACCCTTTGCTGATATTTTGGTGGTGGTACCTGGAGGGGAGCACCATAGGAaagtgctgggggaggggagtcCATACTCAGACAGTTGCATGGAAGCAGGTCTCAGAAATCCAGTGGCTGGACCTCAGATGGTCAAAGGTGGATCCAAATGGTAGCTGTTGATCACCACCCGTGAGGTGGCTGCAGCCTGAGCCTTATGGGTAGCCATCGCCAGTAAGGTTGGGCCTCTGCAGAGAAAGGCCAGTGCATGCGAACCACTGCCCTGGCCAAGGACCAGGCCAAGAAAGTTGGAGACAGTATTTTGAGTGGCCTGACTTAGAGCTGTGGAACCATCCCTCTTATTGGAGGCTGAGGTCAGTgtcaggggagcctgggaggGCTGGCAGGGGTCAGCATGGGACTGAGGCGCTGGCAGCTCCTGCTCCAGGCTGAATTGTAGCCCAGCCCTGGATCCCCGTGGGCTTGGGCAGTTAATCTCCAAAGGCCAGAGTCACCACCACCGGAGAGCAGAAACACTGAACTTTTCAATCACATTAATTTCCACAGGAAATTGTTGTCTTCCTTTTGTCCAAAGGTTAGTGATTTATGTTTACCATCTTCTTAACTAGCCTTGAAATTTACTGTTGCCAGGTCACCACCAGCATCCATAAATCTCTGGGTGGCAGCTGAGCATAGCCAAGtggcttgatccttggaagagtAAACCCTGGCCCTTTCAGGAGGGCAGATAACTGGCAACAGACAGTCCCTGAACAGAAGTCACCCCGAGGGGTGTGAGTACTTCCTTGGTGGGAAAAAATGAGAGGAGGCCTGACTGACATGGTTGCGGGGAGGCCTCCAGAAGCAGCCATGGAGGAGGCAGCTGGCTTGTGCTTCGGCACATCAGGGGACAAGATGTACTTCTGGTGGTGGACGGGGCTGGCGGCCCAGAACACCTCCAATGGGTTAGTTAGGATGGGGAGTCAGGACCGGCTTCCCAGCTCTGCACTTCCTGTGTTTCCTTAGGCAAGTAGCTTaaccactctgtgcctcagtttcctcttctgtaataaTATTCCCTGTAGTGTGCTGCCTGCTgccaagtggcttcagtcatgtccgactctgtgcgaccccgtggactgcagcctaccaggcttctccgtccatgggattctccaggcaagaacactggagtggattgccatttccttctccctgtagTGTGCTATGAGGGTTAAATCTCAGTAAATACTGACTGTTATTCCTCTCTGTCAGGACAGGGTTTGGTTTGGTAGGGGTTCACTTCACCACCTACACTGCCCTATCGGTTTCTCTTTAAAACCCCCTTCTTCCATCTGTCCGTAGAATTAGAACAGGAGCCGGCCaacttttttctgtaaagggctgtACCTTAGACCTTAGACTTTGTGAACTGTGTGGTCTCTGTTGCAGCTACTCATCTCTGCTGTTTCAgcttgaaagcagccatagacattatgtaaatgaatgagctgggctgtgttccaataaaactttatttgtgggCATTTACATTTCATGATTTTTACACCACAaaatcttcttttgattttttttttctaaaactattTTAGAATGTAAAAAGCACTTTTATCTTTGGCTCAAAGGTCATATGAAAACAGATCATGGGTAGAATTCAGCCCATGGCTTGTGTTAATATCTATGGTATGCTGATCCTGGGATTAGAAGGTGAAATTGCATGGAGGaagtgtttttttcatttttctcacctgGGCTGTgtctctgaaagaaaagaaaggggccCTCAGGTGGCTTTTTCCAGTTACCGTGCagtgccatctgagaagcctGAAAGCCAGTtgaagtgaaggacagaggaaggagcctCCCGGGCACCTGAGGCACAGGGGCTGGAAGGATGCCTACCTAGGCCTGGCCCCTGGCACTTCCCTGCTACCAGCTGTGGATGGGCCAATCACCCCATCCCACACCCTAACTTCACGGCTGACAGTCCTACCCTGCTTGTGTTTCAGAGAACAGCCCTGACCaaggtgggaaggaggctgggaCTCGACTGCCTTTGGTGATTCTCTTGGGCTGGGGAGGCTGCTCTGACAAGAACCTGGCCAAGTACAGTGCCATCTATCACAAAAGGGTGAGTACTGCAGGCGTGTGGACTCCCAGTGCTCTGGGGCCCCTCTGGAGGGGCCCTCTCAGCCTTGGCTGCCCTCATCTCCAGGCTGCCGTGGAGGCTGACCACCAGTCAGGGACCAGACAGGCCTGGGAATGGCACCAGGACTGGCCTGTGAGGAAGATGCTGGGCCCGTGGGGACTTGGCAGGATTATCACTCTTTGCAGCCAACTCTGTGGCCTAGTCTGTCCCCTccagccccctgccctccccctttCTTCCACCCCAAGCCCCACGGTGGCAGACCATCTCCACTGTGCTCCTGGCTGAGGCATCAGCCCAAACCTCAAGCCTTTCTGGGCAGCAGGAGCCTGGGCCGGGTGTGCTGGGCATAGTGTGGACTCCTGGGGCCTCCTCCTTGTCTCACCAGGAGTTTCTGTCTTAAGGTTGAGCTTGGCACCTTCATGTTTCCAGGGTAGAAGGGTCTTCTGGAGAAGAATTCAGGCCTGAGGTTTCCTTGCATCATCTCAGGCCTCACGAGAGTTGGATATAGAGATTACGGTGATTGGAGTGAGCCTTGGGAGGGCCTCTTATGCCTGAGTACCCCTTTCACAGCTTTGGCCACTGGCCTGGCCCTGCGCTCCTCACCCAGGCCTCCCTAGGGAAGGAGGCAGTACAGACcactccccagcccaccccccgAGCTGGAAGCCCTGCACTGAGGAGGAGCGGCAGTCACCTGGGAGAAGGGCCAGCTAGGGCCCCCTCCCCAAGCCTCTGTCCACTGACCCAGGTCTGCGCTGTGCCCAGGAGTGTGGTGGCCCTGGAATAGGATGGGAGTTGGAGGCCTCCCCTCAGCCAGCAAGCCTGGTGCACTGGCATCGCCTTACTCCTTAAGTAGTTTCAGCTGCTTCTGAATTCTACTCCCTGGGCGAGGCTCTTTGTCTGACTTCTCCATTAGACTAAGATCCTTGAAAGCAGGCGGAGGCCAAGAAATAGGTGAGTATGGCCAGAACAGAGGACAAAAGGAAGGGCAAGTGTGAAGAGAAGAGGCTGGGAGGGTCCTTAGGGGATTTAGGCTGGGGTGTGATGTTAGACTTGTGTTTCTCAGAGTCCTTCCCTGCCCAGTGGAGAAAGGACTCAGGAGGCCAGGGCTGGAGGCTGCAAAGTGAGATTGTTGCAGTGGCTGGAACCTTGAGGCTGGTGGTGCCGGTGGAGGGAAGTTGATGAATCAAGGGGCTTGTTAGGAGGCAGAGTGATCGGTGGATGAGAGACTGGGAGTGGGCACGGGCATAGGTGGGGTCCAGGgtaatgccaggcttccctgcagcCAATCCCTGGTAGAGGTGGGTGTGTCCTTTGACACAGGGAGCACTAGAAGTGACACCTTAGGCTCTGGGCTGGATGAGATTCCCCCAGGGAGTGTGTAGAGAGCAAGGAGAAGAGGCCAGGATCTGAGGAGCAGGAGATGAAGAGGATCCAcagtgggaaggaggagaggccacaggaagagaaataaactcaGGGGAGCATGATTGAATCCAGAGGAAGAGAGTCTTAGGGAAATGGGCTGGTGACGAGGGAGACAGGAAGGACATTCTTGGGGTGGAAGGCACGGGGAGGAAGTGATTGAGTGGAGAGAAAAAATGATCCCAGGGAAGGCAGAGGGGTTGAGGGGGCAGGGCTGCTTGTGGGGGTCACCTGGGAAAGGAAGGGGTGCTTTTACCTTCTGGTCAGAAGGATGAGATGGGGGTAGAGAAGAAATTTTtccaaccccaaactcctaatacTTCATTATTTGGGCATCTGCAGCTAAGGGGTGTGAGATAGAGGCTGTGTTTAGTCCCAGGAGTCgcgtgtgtgtggtggtggtgtggaGTGTGTTTGTATTCATTGGCAGTGTGTGTAGGTTGAAGGTGGGTGGAAAGACATTTCACACCCCCTGGGGAGTTGGAGCAGAGCGCTTTGTGAAGTTTTCCAGAGCTGTGGGGCCAGGTGGCACCCGTGACCCCTTGCTGCAGTCTTGGGAAGAGTGGTAAGGTCCATTCACGTGATTACAGCCAGCCAGAGGGGAGGAGGTCAGGGGGCTGTGGCAGGGTAACCTCAGCTGACTGTCTTTTTTTGGCTCTGGGTCATTCAGGTACTGCGCCCATAAAATTTTCTCCTTGTTATTACTCCTGCCACCACTAATGACTGCTCTTCTTAGCTGGAACTCTGTGCCAAGTGCTGTTTGGGAGCACtggagatacttttttttttcttcattgaatttTACTGTAATCCCATGAGATGGATGTTGTCCCAGCTTACAGAAGGGAACACAGACTCAGAAAGATGAGTTAAATTGCTCTTCAGCTCTACTGTTTATAGATGCTGGTCCCAGGAACTGAGCCCAGAACTGTCTGACCCCAGGGCCTGCCTAACTCAGAGTCCCCTGACAAAGAGCCCTGTGTGTCTGGCACGCATTAATGGCAGAGGGTTAGGACTCAGGGTGGCTTTGGTCACCTTCTCTAACTGGCCTAGAAGGGGATCTGTGTGAGGACCTTGAGGTGTACTTTGACCCAGGCATTGAGGGATACAGAGGCCCAGAGATGTTTTAGCTATTTTAGAATTTGAGGAATAATGCGTTTACTGTACTTGGAATTTCAGGGAGAGCGAGGAGTGATCCCAGGCTTCAGAACCAGACAGGACCCTGCGAGATAGGTAGCAGTGGCCAGAGACTGAGGCCATGTGGGCCTAGCTCACGAGTGGCCTCTAGTGGTCAAGGCTGGGCCTGCAGGCTGTGTCTTGGGTGCTGGGTCTCCTGGGGGAACCTGCTTGTCCCTGGGAGGCAGGGACCGTGCAGAGCAGAGTGGCTGCAGCAGGGTGTCACCAGGCAGTGAGGCCTTGTGTGCCAGAGTTGATCAGATGAGGGTACAAGGtcgtgggtgggagggagacagCAGACCAGAGTGAGAAGGCTTCCttctggtcagcccagaggtctCCAAAGCAAGCTCTGGGCTCTAGGCCTCAAGGGCAGCATGAAGCAATTATTCGACAAATGGGCCTGGAGTGGCCCTTCCCCTCTGGGAGGCACCTGTGTCTAGGAGAGGTGAGCATGCACCTAGGCTGCAGCAGGGCCTGGAGGACTTCCAAGAGTATGGGCTGCGGAAGTGAGAGCTGCTGGACCCCTCTGACCTTAGCTGGTCCCCACCtctcctccctaccccatccccgAGGACCAACCgggcctctctcctctccccagggcTGCATCGTCATCCGATACACAGCCCCCTGGCACATGGTCTTCTTCTCCGAGACCCTGGGCATCCCTTCACTTCGTGTCTTGGCCCAGAAGCTGCTTGAGCTGCTCTTTGATTACGAGGTTGAGAAGGAGCCCCTGCTCTTCCACGTCTTCAGCAACGCTGGCGTCATGCTGTACCGATATGTGCTGGAGCTCCTGCAGACCCACCAGCGCTTCTGTCACCTGCGTGTGGTGGGCACCATCTTTGACAGCGGTCCTGGTGACAGCAACCTGCTGGGGGCTCTGCGGGCACTGGCAGTCGTCCTAGAGCACCGTCCTGCCGCGCTGCGCCTGCTGCTCCTGGTGGCCTTCACCCTGGTGGCCTTCCTGTTCCACGTCCTGCTCGCGCCACTCACTGCCCTCTTCCACACGCACTTCTATGACAGGCTGCTCGACGCAGCCTCTCGCTGGCCCGAGCTCTACCTCTACTCCAGGGCCGACGAGGTGGTCCTGGCCCGGGATGTGGAGCGCATGGTGGAGGCACGCCTGGCACACCAGGTCCTGGTACGCTCCGTGGACTTCGTGTCGTCTGCACACGTCAGCCACCTCCGCGACTACCCTACTTATTACACTACCCTCTGCATCAACTTCATGCACAGCTGTGTCCACTGCTCAGGTCCTTGCCCTCCCCACCTCACTTCTGCTCCAGAAATAAATGCCTGACTCTTCCCCACAACCTACGTCCATGGGTGGGGTCCTCTACCGGTACAGCTCCCTGCAGCTCTCGGGGTCTTTGTGGTCCTCCAGGTAGAGAATTCCCATGGGCCTCTGTCCTGGGGGACCGTGTCCGTCTGTTGACCCCAGGATCCTGGGGGCAGTAGTGCCTGTGCAGGTCTCTGCAGGAGCCTTGCTGTGCTTGTGTTTGCTAAGTGCAGCAGTCAGGCTGCTGATTCCTGTGGCATTTAGACTGTGAAGGGTTAAtaaagctgggggtggggtgaggctgAGCCCCAACATTGATCTTTGATTCCTTGAATGGAAGGTGAGCTTTGCGGGGAGGTGTCAGAAGGTAGGGGaaggctggggcaggggctgtGATCTGTGCTCCCAGGACCTGGAAGGGCAGGTAAAGCCCCGCCAAGCCCGGAGCACCATCCCCTAGGATCCCACTTGGCAGTtcactcaggcttctcattgccaggGAGTCTGAGGTGGAAGCCATATGGGGAGCTGACAGGTGGGGGGCTCTGTCCAGGATCTACTACACTTTGCCAGGAAGCCACTGGACCCAGGGAAGTTGCAAGATGTGTGTGGAGTGGGCAGACGGTGTGGGGAGCAGGAAGATAGCAGCACCAGATGGGAGCTGGGACAAGCTGAGTCAGGAGTCCTGAAGACCAGAACCATTGGCCTTCATCTCCCTGAGGGAGACCCACTTGGGTCCTCTGTAGACAGGAGTAGTGGCTTCAGCCTTAGAATTCTGTATCATCTATCATCCTATCAGTCACTGCTGCACAatactggcacatagtaggcattcaataaatatgtgttgattgATTGAGCTTACTGTGGTGatcccttcccaggtggcgctggtagtaaagaacccgcctgccaaagcaggagacatgaggcgcaggtttcatccctgggtcgggaagatcccctagaggagggcatggcaacccactttagtattcttgcctggagaatcccatggacagaggagcctggtgggctacagtccatagggtcacaaagagtcagacacgactgaagtgacttagcacactgtGGTGATCAAGGGACTTGGGGGGCAGGGATGGGCTTTGAAAGTTTGAGTCAGTGAAGGAGATGGCTGGAAGAGCTCTGGGTGGGAGCTGACCCTTGATAGTCTTGGGGCTGATGCACCTTCTGTCTCCAGAGCTCAGCTCTCCCTGCATGGCCTCAACCCTCTGGGATGGCCCCTCAACTGCTGCAGCCTGTTCCTACTCTGTGTGGCTGCATTCCTAGCCATGGCCAACAGGTGGCAGTGCTGCCTGTGCCATGAGATGGAACTCAAGGATCCCACAGCAGGGCAGGTTTCATGCCCTCACTCTGGGTTAATGTCTTCTATTAGAGAGCATTTGGCCCCCGGGGGTGAAAGTAACCAGCCATCAAGGACCTACTGAGTCcaaggcagggagaggggagagtaGAGATCCGATAGGAGCCAGCCTGATGGGAACTGGGCGTTGTCCACTTCTCTTCTAAACCCCCAACCGTCACTGGAGCTGCTCTGCTCAGGCCACATATTTTCCTAGTCTTGGGCCCCAGGATCCTTGCTTTCAGAATATTTGGTGCCATCAAGCTGGGCCTGGAGCTGTGAAGGGCCTTCACGGGACTCCAACCAGGGTGATTTGTCATCTGGGTGCACAGGTGGACAGGAACTGGCAACTGGACCTGATTCTGTCGTATTCACTACGCATCCGAGAGGAGATGGGTGTGTCTAAGATTTGGGAGGCGGGGTCTGGTGTGTGTGAGAACATGTGAAGGAAAGGCGTCTGGAGTCATGAAGATACTCTGGGGTGTTGAATTTTAGCAGAATCTTCTGTCAAAACAAGCTTTCTGTGGTGGCCAAGACCTCCTCTGCAGCTCTGAGCACCTGCCCAAGCACCCAGACAGTTGCTCACTCCCTAGTATTGGTCAGCCGTGAGTATCACCGCTTGACCAAGCTCCGTCTCAAGTGGTGGCTGCCCAGCCTGTTTCCTGATTTGAGGGTCCACCTTGGATAAAGGGGGTTCTTATTGCTCGTTTATCTGTGCAGTGGCTATAGCAGGTAGTGGTCACTAGAATGGAGAGCAGACGCCGCCACAGGGGACTAAGATGGTGACTTTGGTCCCTGGATCACTTCAAAGAACTAGAAAGACACAGAGGTTTGGGGATTATGTTTTCACTTGAGCTTACAGCCTGTTCCAGCCCTAGACCAGGGGATAGAGCTTGCATCCCCTCGGTACCCCCAAGCTCTGACCTCTCCTGTGATTAATGAGCTGACGATTCTGCATCGATAAGGAATTAACCTGGAGCCCCTACCCATCAATAGTCAGGAGTCCAGGTCCTGGCCCCACCCCCCCACTCGACAAGAGCTCCAGGGCCCCTGAGCAGACTGACCCCACACTGCTTTACAAAGCCATAGCCAAGTCCTTTTCCCCA
It contains:
- the TMEM53 gene encoding transmembrane protein 53; its protein translation is MASAQLDYTIEIPDQPCRSQENSPDQGGKEAGTRLPLVILLGWGGCSDKNLAKYSAIYHKRGCIVIRYTAPWHMVFFSETLGIPSLRVLAQKLLELLFDYEVEKEPLLFHVFSNAGVMLYRYVLELLQTHQRFCHLRVVGTIFDSGPGDSNLLGALRALAVVLEHRPAALRLLLLVAFTLVAFLFHVLLAPLTALFHTHFYDRLLDAASRWPELYLYSRADEVVLARDVERMVEARLAHQVLVRSVDFVSSAHVSHLRDYPTYYTTLCINFMHSCVHCSGPCPPHLTSAPEINA
- the TMEM53 gene encoding transmembrane protein 53 isoform X2, translating into MRNRSSTGENSPDQGGKEAGTRLPLVILLGWGGCSDKNLAKYSAIYHKRGCIVIRYTAPWHMVFFSETLGIPSLRVLAQKLLELLFDYEVEKEPLLFHVFSNAGVMLYRYVLELLQTHQRFCHLRVVGTIFDSGPGDSNLLGALRALAVVLEHRPAALRLLLLVAFTLVAFLFHVLLAPLTALFHTHFYDRLLDAASRWPELYLYSRADEVVLARDVERMVEARLAHQVLVRSVDFVSSAHVSHLRDYPTYYTTLCINFMHSCVHCSGPCPPHLTSAPEINA
- the TMEM53 gene encoding transmembrane protein 53 isoform X1, with product MASAQLDYTIEIPDQPCRSQGMERGLGPVVENSPDQGGKEAGTRLPLVILLGWGGCSDKNLAKYSAIYHKRGCIVIRYTAPWHMVFFSETLGIPSLRVLAQKLLELLFDYEVEKEPLLFHVFSNAGVMLYRYVLELLQTHQRFCHLRVVGTIFDSGPGDSNLLGALRALAVVLEHRPAALRLLLLVAFTLVAFLFHVLLAPLTALFHTHFYDRLLDAASRWPELYLYSRADEVVLARDVERMVEARLAHQVLVRSVDFVSSAHVSHLRDYPTYYTTLCINFMHSCVHCSGPCPPHLTSAPEINA